In Leptolyngbya iicbica LK, the genomic stretch TGCTCGATGAGATTGGCAATGTGTTGGGATTCCCCACCGGGGGTGCTTCCTCAGTTACAGGTTCTGGGGGCATTAATCTTCAGCCGTTTTTAGATAGCGCTGATGGGGGCACGGGGGCGCAGCTCAATCAGAATAGTGGGGGTCGTCGCTTGAATCCAAATAATTTTTGACGCGCAATGGTGAAGCGGGCGAACAAAATCGCGTAGCATGAGGGGCGATGTGTTCAGCGATCGCCCCTCATGACCGCAACGAGTCCCCAAAAACCGGCCTGGGCTGGTGATGACTTTCTTTCCCAGGTGGTGAATCGGCTAATTCAGACCAAACCCCTGTATGCGCTGATGAAGCGACAGGCGCGGCAGGTGTTGATCAAAACGGCGGAAAAAAACGGCATTCCCTGGCGGCAAACCTGCGCTGAGTACGAAGCTGCGGGGGTCGCCGATCGCATTGATCAGGTCCAGAATCCTCAGGTCACCTACCCCGACTATTATCAAGTGCCGTTTCATGCCTATGAGGCGGGCAATTTGTGTTGGCAGGCCGCGTTTGAAGCGGAATCCGCCACCTACTCGATGGCGCTGCGGGTCTGGCCCGACGAAACGCTTACCCCCCAAGCGGCTCAAGATCGGCTGCGACACAGCTTTCACCAGGTCTTAGCGGAGTATCTCCCCCAGCCCGTGCAGGATGCGTTGGATATGGGCTGTTCGGTGGGCATTTCTACCCTGACGCTGCACCGTTGGCTGCAGCAGCGATCGCCCACCGTCCGCACGATCGGCCTGGATTTGTCGCCCCATATGCTGACGGTCGCCCAGGCCCGCGATATCCAGCACGAGATTACGCAATGGCTCCACGTCGCCGCCGAAGATACGGGGCTGCCGTCCCACTCCTTTGATCTGATCTCCCTGCAGTTTGTCACCCACGAACTGCCCCGGACGGCGGCTCGCGCCATTTTTCAAGAAGCGTGGCGGCTGCTGCGGCCCGGCGGCACGTTGGCGATCGCTGACAACAACCCCAAATCACCCGTCATCCAGAATCTACCGCCCGTCATTTTTACGCTGATGAAAAGCACGGAACCCTGGAGCGACGACTACTATACCTTCGACATCGAAGCGGCGTTGGCCGACCTGGGATACGAGCGAGTCGTGACCCACGAAACGGATCCTCGCCATCGCGCCATCTTGGCTCAAAAGCCTGCTTCATAAGGCCAGTTTCGTCGAGCCCGTGATGGGCTCAACGGCCTGCTGACTTCAGGATTTTTTCAAGGTACGCAGCTGTTGCTGGAGCGTTTGAGTATCCACCGGCAAATGGCCATAACGCCAGCGTAGATAGGCCTGGACAATTGTCATCACTTGTTCGCCTTGGGTGAACTGTGGGGTTTGTGCCAGGGCCTGGGCATATTCCAACGGGGTTTGGGAAGGCCGTTTGGGGTGACCTTGGGTCGCTAGCCACGTCAGCATTTGCTGATAGAGCCGCTCCATCGGAGAGAGTTGACGCAGGCGGTGGTGTTGTCGCCAGCTTTGCCATCCCTTCCACAGCAGCCAACTCAGGAAAAAGAGTCCCGTCAGCGCCAGCAGGGCCGCTAAAAAGCCCACCAGCCCTTCACTAAAAAAGCGGACCAGCCGGGAAAAGAGCGTAAACAGCCAGGTCACGACCCCCGTTAACCAACCCGTCACTGGAGAGGGTAACCATCCCGCGACCCAGTTCCAAAACTGCCGCAGCACCGAGAAGGTCTGACTGTCTTTGATGGAGGGGGGGATGAGCTCATGCCCCGGAATCGGGTCGAAGCCAAACCAGCCATAGCCGGGGAAAAAGACTTCGGTCATGGCATAGGCATCGGTGTTGCTAACGACGTAGTAACCCGTGAAGGGGTTAAAGTTACCCGTGCCGAATCCGGTGACTAGTCGGGCCGGAATGCCAATGCTTCGCAACATGACGGTCAGCACGGTAGAGAAGTGGTCGGGATAGCCGCCTTCGTAGGTGAATAAGAACGTTTCCACTAAGTCTTCGTCTTCAGCAAAGAACGGCAGCTCAGTTTGGATGGTGTAGTTTTGTTTGAGAGTCTGGGCAAGATACAGCGCCTGTTCGTAGGGATCGGTGAGGGGATTGGGGGATTGGGCGAGTAGGGCTTCGGTGTGCTGCCGCACCCGATCGCGAATCTCTGGCGGCACTTGCAAGTATATTTGCCGGATTTCATCTTCATAGTTGCGCGAGGCGGCCCGCAGTTGCGTGCGATCGCGATACGGCACATCCGAGACAACAGTGTAGGTGATACCCGGTGATAGCGGGATGGGCGATCGCAGCGCTCCCTCAGCATCGATCGCCACCTCACGGGTGGGAAAGTATAGATCCTCTGCTTGATACAGTGCCGGAATCAAGTTCGGCAAATTATTCACCACGGTGTAGCTTTGTACGACCTCGCGCTCACGCCCCTCGGTGTTGTAACGCACCACTTGATTCGCCGCTGCCGGCAACCGAGTGCGAAAAGACACACTAGAGCGCTGAAAGAGTTCGATCTCGTCGGGCCGAGATAATTCCCACCCTTGCCCGGTGTAGTAGTCAAAAGACAGCACCCGCCAGAAGCCCGGTGATTGCGATCGCACCCGCATCACGACTTGTGGGGTCATGGTGCCGCGTAGGTTTTGGTTCATGCGATCGCTAAAACCGTAATAGCTAGTGTCATCAAGTTCTCCCGGGCCGTCTGTAGGGCTGTTGCCCTGAATTTGCGAGCTATCACCATTGGTCCCGTCTAACTCAGACGCCATTTGACTGCCAGACGAATAGCCGGGGTTGAAGATCTCATCGCCGCTAAACTCACCTTGAAAGTCGATGGTGCCGCTGAGGGGAAAATTGCGAATCTGATAACCTGGCAGGCGAGGCAAGGCCGCAAAGATGGTTAAGCCTAAACCGAGGGTCAATAGCGTTAGCCAGATCAACCGTTTGGGTTTGAGGGTGGCGCGTAGGTTTGTCCCCGTTGGCAATGCCAGCAAGTGCAACCGTGACTGATAGTCCAGAATCAGCACGGGGAGAATCAGCGCCAGAAATAGGATTAGCAGCGGCGCAAAGGTAAACGACTGACTCACCGTGGCCGCCACGCCAAGCAAAATCAACCCGATCACAATGGAGTAGCCCAGGTCTTTGCGTCGGGGCATGTCAAAGCTGTGCAATACCTGCAGGTGAATTAACAACTCTGCTAGTTGGATGCGGGTGTCGCTTTCGCGGCCGACCAGCCCCGCCAAAAAAATCCCCAGCGCCATCAACATGCCAAAGGCAATCAAAAATTTGACCGTGACGTTGCTGCGGTATCGCGCTTTCCAACTCCAATAGCCGCCCAGCGCCCCGAGGGGAATAGCCACGAGGTTGAAGTAGGACGCTTGGGTGACGCCAGCGGCGGCAACGGAGACGGAGGCAATGCCCACACTGACGAGGATTTGCACCAAAGTCCGCAGCAGAATCGAGTCTTCGACGGTTTCTGAGGCGGTGGTGCGATCGCGCCAGCGTTGTTGCCAGGTTTGTCGCAGGGAGGTCGGCGTGGGAGTCATGGCTCAGGAGTGGGAGAGTGGCTGGGAGTGGGAGGGTCGCTGGGTCTTTGGGTTGCAGGGAGCCAGTTCTGTAATGTCAGTGTGCCCGACGCTTGGGGGGCATTTTCATTGGGCTTAGCGGGGGCTCAGAATTCAATACGATCGCCCTGCAGCCAGAGTGCGATCGGGACGGCGTTGCCGAGGGGACCAATGCGCACTTCGACAAAAAAACGCGGTTGTTCGGTGCCAGTTTGGGCTTCGCGTATACGATTTTCCAGATCCAGGCGTTCAGCTTCGGGTAGATAGTAGCGTTCCAGCCCGTAGACAATGCGATCGCCCCGATAGGTGCCTTTGAGTGCGATCTGATGGGGGGGGAGGTCACGCGGGCGATCGCGGGTCACGCGAATGGGCGTCCACGGTTCTCCCACGATGGTGGCACTGGGAGCCTCGACCTGGGTTTGATCGGCGAGGACGACGTAAAATGACTGGCCGGGACGCAGCAGTTGGGGGGTGTCTGGCGGGTCTAAATTGGCTTGAATGGCTTCCCAACCGTCGAGGGTGCTGAGGACTCCCCGCTGCGAAATGTCGTATCGCAGGGTCGTGTAATAGCCGCGAAAGGGATCGTATGGGTCCACGGGGACCGTGCGCAAAATGACCGTCGTACCCATGAGGGTCGCCATCGCCGCCTGCAAGGGCACCGCCACAATCAGGAGTGTTTGGAGCAACAACGGGAGGGCGATCGCCCATAGCCCCAACTGAGGCCAGCGGGATTTGGAGGGTGGGGGCATCATGGCGTATCGACCCGCAACGTCCGGACATAATGCTCAAACCACAGCCCTACCACAATGAAGCCTACGCCACAGACTACAAACACCAGCGATTTCACCAATAATCCTGTTTCGTATTCTAAGACGCGGCTCAAAATCTGCAGGGTGAGCATCACCAAGCCCCACCAAAACGGTGCTCGCGTACCGGCACCGAGCCCTTCACGCATCATGCCCAGCGATAGCACCGCCAACAGCACATTCATGACGGTGGTAGCAAAAATTGGCAGGGGTCCGGCGGCAAACGTGAGCCAAAACAATCCTGCGGTGATGCCTAAAAAGGTGAGGACAATGGCACTCAGGCTATCCAGTCGCCAGGGGCGCTGCTGTCGCCAGCCCAGGTAAATCCACGCGCCCACCGTCCATGCGGCCAGGAGGCTCAGGGTCAGCATGACCAGGCCCGAATTGCGCCAGAGCAGCGGCGATTCTAAGAAAGTACGACTGGCCGACGCTAACCAGGCATCCCGAAACGAGAGCACCCAGTAGATTAAGCTCAAGCTCAAGAGCATGAGTCCCCTGGCTACGGGTTGAAAGGGGCGTTCGTCATCACTCTCGGCTGCGGTTCGGCGAGAGGATGTAGGGGGCTCCATTGCGGTCTGTCGCGACGCTCTTCGCCTTGGCCGTAGGAACGGCAGCCGCTGTAATTGTTGGCCCAAAAAGAGCCATAGCGTATCGTCATAGGCCCACAGCAGGGCAAACGGCAAGATGAGGACCAGGGCATCAATCCAATAGGGCAGCGATCGCCCTACGTCTAAAATCAAAATCATCAGTGATGAATTGATGGCGATCGCGCTCAGGGCAAAGAGGAGCGGCGAGCCACAACGATAGGCCAGGGGAATAAAGAGTGCCGCCACCAGCAGGGGCATGATTTGCAGCGTCCAGACCCCCAGCAGCGAATTTTGTAGCCACACCATATCCCAGAGGGCGCTCCAATAGCCCACCCCGAGAATCAGCAGGGCCAACATGCCGAGAAACGGTAGCCGTATGCCGTACGCCATGGCCAAGACACCGATCGCCCAGGTCGTACAGAGTTCATAGCGGGTGCTGCTGGTGTGGACGATTTGCCCCATCAGGGCCAGATTAGCACCGAGCAGCAGCGCCCCCAGCAGCAACAAGGCTTGCCCCAGCCGTCGCCAGCGATCGTTCGGGCCTACCCGATTCATCAGGCCAAAGCCGCTGAGATCGCACATCAGCATGGCAATAAACAGCAAGCCTGCTTTGACCGTTTGCGAGAGGGCTTGCCAGTTTGCCGCCACAAAGGTGATGGCCCCAATGCCGATCAAAATGCTGCCCAGCCCCAGCAAAATCATGATGAAGCGATCGCGAGCTGCGGTTTCGAGGGTCGCAAACTCATATTGCTCAGCCAGTTGCTGATATTGCTCTGCGGAGATGAGCTCGCTGGTCCGCCACTTGTGGGCTTCTCGCTGGAGCTCACGCCGAAACTCATCTGACGCCACGGCACCTTCTCTCACCACGCCAACGGCTATCAGCTTGCCAGTCCGATTTGAGAACTGCAAGCCAGCACCTCAGTAAACTGACAAAAGTTTGCTTTATAAACCCTCAGGATGCTGTGCCCGTGCAAAATCGTTTACGCCAGTGGTTGCCCCAACTCGACCGTCGCATTTGGCTGTTGGCCGCGGGCCGTCTCTTGTCGCAAATTGGCATTGGGTTCGTTTTATTTTACGCCCCGATTTTTTTTGTGAATGAGGTGGGGTTGTCGGCGACCCAAGTCGGGCTGGGGGTCGGCAGCGAAGCATTATCG encodes the following:
- a CDS encoding class I SAM-dependent methyltransferase; the protein is MTATSPQKPAWAGDDFLSQVVNRLIQTKPLYALMKRQARQVLIKTAEKNGIPWRQTCAEYEAAGVADRIDQVQNPQVTYPDYYQVPFHAYEAGNLCWQAAFEAESATYSMALRVWPDETLTPQAAQDRLRHSFHQVLAEYLPQPVQDALDMGCSVGISTLTLHRWLQQRSPTVRTIGLDLSPHMLTVAQARDIQHEITQWLHVAAEDTGLPSHSFDLISLQFVTHELPRTAARAIFQEAWRLLRPGGTLAIADNNPKSPVIQNLPPVIFTLMKSTEPWSDDYYTFDIEAALADLGYERVVTHETDPRHRAILAQKPAS
- a CDS encoding transglutaminase TgpA family protein — protein: MTPTPTSLRQTWQQRWRDRTTASETVEDSILLRTLVQILVSVGIASVSVAAAGVTQASYFNLVAIPLGALGGYWSWKARYRSNVTVKFLIAFGMLMALGIFLAGLVGRESDTRIQLAELLIHLQVLHSFDMPRRKDLGYSIVIGLILLGVAATVSQSFTFAPLLILFLALILPVLILDYQSRLHLLALPTGTNLRATLKPKRLIWLTLLTLGLGLTIFAALPRLPGYQIRNFPLSGTIDFQGEFSGDEIFNPGYSSGSQMASELDGTNGDSSQIQGNSPTDGPGELDDTSYYGFSDRMNQNLRGTMTPQVVMRVRSQSPGFWRVLSFDYYTGQGWELSRPDEIELFQRSSVSFRTRLPAAANQVVRYNTEGREREVVQSYTVVNNLPNLIPALYQAEDLYFPTREVAIDAEGALRSPIPLSPGITYTVVSDVPYRDRTQLRAASRNYEDEIRQIYLQVPPEIRDRVRQHTEALLAQSPNPLTDPYEQALYLAQTLKQNYTIQTELPFFAEDEDLVETFLFTYEGGYPDHFSTVLTVMLRSIGIPARLVTGFGTGNFNPFTGYYVVSNTDAYAMTEVFFPGYGWFGFDPIPGHELIPPSIKDSQTFSVLRQFWNWVAGWLPSPVTGWLTGVVTWLFTLFSRLVRFFSEGLVGFLAALLALTGLFFLSWLLWKGWQSWRQHHRLRQLSPMERLYQQMLTWLATQGHPKRPSQTPLEYAQALAQTPQFTQGEQVMTIVQAYLRWRYGHLPVDTQTLQQQLRTLKKS
- a CDS encoding GDYXXLXY domain-containing protein; translated protein: MMPPPSKSRWPQLGLWAIALPLLLQTLLIVAVPLQAAMATLMGTTVILRTVPVDPYDPFRGYYTTLRYDISQRGVLSTLDGWEAIQANLDPPDTPQLLRPGQSFYVVLADQTQVEAPSATIVGEPWTPIRVTRDRPRDLPPHQIALKGTYRGDRIVYGLERYYLPEAERLDLENRIREAQTGTEQPRFFVEVRIGPLGNAVPIALWLQGDRIEF
- a CDS encoding DUF2157 domain-containing protein, whose product is MQFSNRTGKLIAVGVVREGAVASDEFRRELQREAHKWRTSELISAEQYQQLAEQYEFATLETAARDRFIMILLGLGSILIGIGAITFVAANWQALSQTVKAGLLFIAMLMCDLSGFGLMNRVGPNDRWRRLGQALLLLGALLLGANLALMGQIVHTSSTRYELCTTWAIGVLAMAYGIRLPFLGMLALLILGVGYWSALWDMVWLQNSLLGVWTLQIMPLLVAALFIPLAYRCGSPLLFALSAIAINSSLMILILDVGRSLPYWIDALVLILPFALLWAYDDTLWLFLGQQLQRLPFLRPRRRASRQTAMEPPTSSRRTAAESDDERPFQPVARGLMLLSLSLIYWVLSFRDAWLASASRTFLESPLLWRNSGLVMLTLSLLAAWTVGAWIYLGWRQQRPWRLDSLSAIVLTFLGITAGLFWLTFAAGPLPIFATTVMNVLLAVLSLGMMREGLGAGTRAPFWWGLVMLTLQILSRVLEYETGLLVKSLVFVVCGVGFIVVGLWFEHYVRTLRVDTP